Proteins encoded in a region of the Balaenoptera ricei isolate mBalRic1 chromosome 19, mBalRic1.hap2, whole genome shotgun sequence genome:
- the KLK12 gene encoding LOW QUALITY PROTEIN: kallikrein-12 (The sequence of the model RefSeq protein was modified relative to this genomic sequence to represent the inferred CDS: inserted 2 bases in 1 codon; deleted 1 base in 1 codon): MVSSIFFLLCFIGLSREDAQKIFKGTECIPHSQPWQVGLFEGTQLRCGGGVLIDRRWILTAAHCSSSRYWLSLGEHSLSQLDWTEKIRHSGLSVTHPGYQAALQNHDNDLWLLQLGFPVLLTRSIQPLPLPATCAVAGTKCRISGWGTTNHPGNQLSDRLQCLNXSNATCRAAFPGRITDNMVCAGGVAGEDACQGDSGGPLVCGGVLQGLVPWGSVEPCGQEGIPGVYTNICKYVDWIRMVMRNN, from the exons ATGGTGTCCAGCAtcttttttctcctgtgttttattG GGCTCAGCCGCGAGGAcgcacagaagatttttaaaggCACAGAGTGTATCCCTCACTCTCAACCTTGGCAGGTGGGGCTGTTTGAAGGTACACAGCTgcgctgt ggggggggggtcctcatTGACCGCAGGTGGATTCTCACAGCTGCTCACTGCAGCAGCAG CAGGTACTGGTTGAGCCTGGGGGAACACAGCCTCAGCCAGCTGGACTGGACCGAAAAGATCCGGCACAGTGGCCTCTCCGTGACCCACCCTGGCTACCAGGCAGCTCTGCAGAACCATGACAATGACCTCTGGCTTCTGCAACTGGGCTTCCCTGTCCTCTTGACCCGCAGcatccagcccctgcccctgcccgcgACCTGTGCAGTGGCTGGCACCAAGTGCCGCATCTCGGGCTGGGGCACCACCAACCACCCAGGGA ACCAGCTGTCAGACCGACTCCAATGCCTTAA CTCTAATGCCACCTGCCGGGCGGCGTTCCCCGGGAGAATCACGGACAACATGGTGTGTGCCGGCGGCGTCGCTGGGGAGGACGCCTGCCAG GGTGACTCTGGGGGTCCCCTAGTATGCGGAGGAGTCCTTCAGGGTCTGGTGCCCTGGGGATCCGTGGAGCCTTGTGGGCAAGAAGGCATCCCAGGGGTCTACACCAATATTTGCAAATACGTGGACTGGATCCGGATGGTCATGAGGAACAACTGA